The Salvia miltiorrhiza cultivar Shanhuang (shh) chromosome 2, IMPLAD_Smil_shh, whole genome shotgun sequence DNA window GAAGTACGTCGCCGGCAGCGGCGGATCCAGCCGCCCGCGGCAGTCGGCGGCGAAGCAGAAGTACTCCGCCTCGTAGTCGGGAGCCGATCCGGCCTCCGCCCGCACCAGGCACGCCCAGACGAGCGCGCACGTCATCGTGAAGGCGGTGATATGCAtctccggccgccgccgcgCGACGAAGGCCTTGAGCGTCTCGACGTCGTCGCGGCGGATCAGGAAGGTGGCGCGCACCTTGTTGAACGGGAACGAGAACCGCCGCGGCTCCACGCCGCGCGTCCGCTTCACGATCTCCCAATACTTCGCGTCCAATCCGCCGGCGTCGGCGACGGAGGTCCGATCGTAGAACGGCAGCGATTTCTCGTCGATCAGCTTTGCATCGCCGCCGAATCGGTTGATGGAGGCCCAGGCTTTGATGAATCGGACGATGGTGCTGGCGTCGCCGATCGCGTGGTGGTTCGTAAACCCTAGGCAGACGCCGTGATCGGGGAAGAGCGTCGCCTGCAGCGCGAGAACCGGCAGCACGACCGCCTCCGGCGAAATTTTCGCCGGCGGAAGCTCCGGCACGAACGCGTAAAACTCGTCGGAGAGCCGCGGATGGTTGCCGGTGAGGTGCTTAAAATCCTTATCGCACTCGGCGACGGTGAGCGAGACCGAATCGCCGATCACGAACCTGGAAAACGGTCTGCCGCAGTTGATCGGATGCACGATGTTTCCTGCGAGGGGCAGGAAATGATTGAGGGTTACGAGCAGGGAATTTTTGAGCTCGGGAACTATGACTTCTAAGAAATGGCGTTTGGAGCAGGGGAGGTCGAAGAAGAGGAGGCGTTGGACGGGGTGGAAGTAGAGCCACGTGATGTCGAAGTGGAGGAGCGGGAGAGTAAGCTCCGCCACCGTATCCGGCGACGGCTGGATTTGGCAGCGGTGGAGCACGGCGGCGGCCATCGGATTTTCATGAGTTTGTGCCATGAAAAAGGGATGATTAATGGAGGTGGAAGAGTCTGCATATTTACCGTATGTGCGATTTTAAACGTGATTTTTGGGAGGGGAGTTGCTgggaaataaatttttaaattcaatattaataTCGTTATATATCatggtttttttttaaaatatctttATATATGGGTCGGCAAATGAATTCAGCACAAAATGTGGAACACATGGTCATCATCATGGTCCATGGACAATTATATCGGTAAGTACAAAgtaggtgtttttttttttttggaaatagagtattaattaataatatcatATAAATTGTTATATTAGTAACACTTATTTTTATAGACCTAAGTGTATCACAATTAAATTTTCAAGTGCACCAAATTACATTTGAATTTGCtatgaaatattataaattatcaaatataaaattatgaattaaaatGAAATTGAATTATCATCATTTGTCATATTTGAATCACGAATTCATATAGTAAAGTCATAAATTTATTGTAAGCTTTCACAATTCAAAGGTAAAAACTTaaatattactctctctctgtcccccaaacatcttcttAAGGGAGGGTGagacggattttaataaaagttaattgtgtatttgatgagtggaaAATGGATCCCACAAAAAATGAAGATTGTAAGAGTAATAGtaaatgtaattatttttaaaagtatGTTATGAAGATGTTTTGGAAAcgacccaaaatagaaagagatgaAGATATTTGAGGAATGAAGGAGGTATATTTTATGCTtgaactcatttgatatatatagagagaaaaaaagagatAATGAGTGGTACAAATAATCTCAAGTGTATATTGGAATCCCTCTTCCACTAAGAAAGCGTTTAGTTTGAGGAATAAGATATGATTGATAACATAATCTACATTAATCAAGTATTCGTTTGCATGATTGAGCCTGTGATTGTAACTAGTCTCGCATCTAATCATCCAAATGAGTTACTACTATTTATCACCCCCAAAGTTGGATGGATTGTTTAATTAATCACCCTTTCAATCATATCAATCTTATATATCCATCCACTAAACCAAACGCCTCTTTTGAAAAAAAACTTTTAATGGGCACATATTTAATtcgtcacacttcaaaagtcacgttaaaattacaatttcGAACTAGtctgtaattttatttatcaaaaccCCTTCTTCAAATGAGTGTAATTaactataaaatataaattatttactgTCTTTAGAATGTGAAAATTTACAGTGAATTTATAGTTTTATTAAATAGGTCCCAATATAATAAATAGTGAAATTTTATTCTTTTCATATCATAATTGTTTACCATCTTTAGACAAGATCTAACatgatatattaatataaatctATAAAATGGTGCAGTTATCTTATTAAGCAAATTGCGTGCaaaagttatttaaataatGGAGTAGCAAACAAACAGAAGACCGAAAATCGTTGATTAATTGTCGGTACTTTTTATATCAATTTTGGAGGAAGATCTAAAAAGTCACATTCTACTATACCGTGGTAATCGATATATTTGATAGTTACACGTATATGATtatgtaattaataaaatattataatttgaaatttttaattttcaaaaatttatcaTTATAAAAATGATATCTTGGTGTCTTTGATAACAATCGCTGCTAATGCAGTTTATCTATGTGTTgggtaattaaaaaaatgattgaTGGATTTGTAAATTTCTCAACTCCCAactttaaataaattagagttgtgttttgttaattaatatttgatagTTAGTTGTTAGTGATTGCCCCACAAAGGAACGGTTGCTGTTCACACCATTACCAACCCATTATAGTAAACCTAATATTCAATcaaggataatattatttcatgaCTTTAGAGAAATATGATGTGTCACAAACACAAAGacttaccaaaaaaataaattaatagatgaATAAATATCGATTTTTCTCTTTGTTCGGatcatataattaattatagacTGACGCCTGTGATCTGAGTGTCTGGTTTCATTTTCGAATTTAATTTAGTTGtgctagtatttaatttttaggaTGCATGCCAaacaattttataaataaaattatgttttGATTAGGTGTATCTTTATGTAGTTTTTTGGGTGTTAATTGGGAATTTGGTCATCAATTAACCAACCTttttttgtgcatttttaacttGTGCAAAACAAATTTCAattgattgaaaaattaatcatatatatatatcatgatcTCGTGGGCTATATAAATATAAGGGGTATTGGCTTATAAATATTCcaacttttttcattttctagttTTGCACTCCAACTTTAAAAAatctgcctataaatacctgaaTTTTGTATTCTTTCAGATTTTACACCCGAAGATTTTTTACCCCTAAAAAGAATTTACGCCAGTCGGATTGAGATGAAAGTTTGAAGTGCATAATGAAGCAGATGAATTTGTTGTCAATATAGAATCTAAAACATGTAATTGTAGGATTTATAGGATATCAATCCGGCTGCCATGTCAGCAATGATTTGGGGGTAAAAAATTTCCAGGTGCAAAATTAAAAGTAcacaaagttcatgtatttatagacaaattttaaaattaaagtgcaaaatcagaaaatgaaaaaaattcgaGTATTTATAGACCACGTACCtccaaatctatatattatataaaagagcagtataaCGGCTATATTTTCCCGCCATTTGCTCCCtccaattttcaaaattttaaaatatgtattTGAATGCAATTATGAATAGTTTCGTTGGCAATTGCtacttttcaaaaaatttatgtCGATTTTGAAACCCACGATTTTAATCAATTCTTTTAcagttatttttaataaatttaatttcacCACCCACAATTTTGATAACTGCCAATTGAAATGTACTTTTAACACCAATTGTCATAGAATtaataaacaatatttttaacAGCCACGCTACGCCCACGACTGTGTTTTATCACATgcttcaattaaataaatattttataacaaatttCGCACCACACAACTTTTAATTCCACCGCTGCatcaatttttaataattatttaaattatatttttgcacACACAACTTTTGATTCCACCACTGCATCAAATAAACTCCCACCCATGATTGCATCAATTAATgcacaattaaataaatcaaaattaataatttgcaGTCTATAAATTCATcctcatttatttatattttttgttgagaTGGCCATCAGTTCGGTGTTATCGAGAAGATGCAGCTGAGTAGAAGAAAGATCCGAGTAGGAAAAATATTGCAATTGCAACTGATTTGAGAAGAAGCTATAATATCTTGAAGTCCAACAATGGAAATAACGCATTTTCTTATAttaaataaactaattaaaGATGCAGtccaaattatttataaaagaaaaaaaaaagaaaaaaaagtgcaTAATAGTATACAAAGGCAATGCAATGTcgaaataattacaaaattagaAAAAGAGGTGACAATTAGTTTCAGAATTCTAAATTAACACGTCAGAACCTTATCCATGTATTAATCTATCGAACATGATGATTAACATGTTGGGATGATAAATATAAGGATcacaaaatacataaataaaaatagaggcACACAAATTCGAAATagaatttaacaaaattatttaatcatattaCAAAAGTAAATTATAtgtctaaaaaataattatccatatatattttgcaataaaaaaataagcaaACTTAAAATAgtcatctatataatatataaaagaggagttttgtcctccatttttcccctctattttttctctcttcttccaccaaatttttcaatattttctcttttttttatataattttaattattttctaaacatcaaaaaattttatttatgaaaaaaaatattcaatatgcatcttaaatttaattttgtgacaagttttttaatatggtaaaaaaaaatcatcaaaaatgaatttaaaacgaataagttatgaaaattttaagatattttattttctctctcttccctaaaattttataatttgtttttattgATGTTAGGCCATGAGAATATTTATTCACTTAATATGtcgtgtaatactctataataataatgtgtaatgttaatttttattataaaaaaatttgaaattatttaataattatgattatcATTACACAttatacaaagttaaaatttgtaattgataaggtttatctttaatttatttttaatttatttaaaacatgtgATTGATTTCGATgtttgtcgtgcatcgcacgaatggtcatactattataaatataatttcgCCTATCTAAAAATCCTAGCTCCAACTCTAATATGTGGGCTAGCATCAAACTGAAAAGCCATATGtgaaaattttatcataaataaaaacatatagtATAAAGAAAACCAAGAAAGTCAAGGCTAAAGATGAAAAGATTATTTGGTCTTTTTGTTTTCTTGTATTTAGGGGCCTACTTTATCCTTAAACCTAACCACAACGTGGTCGACTCGTGGATTAGCACAAAATGCATAAtcaaccaattttttttataaaattttaatccCGGTTcaacttaaataatttaattctaATATGCAATTGGTCAATGCATAAGATCGATTCAAACTAACAACTTGATTGATATTTAGAACattatttacaattttatataaCTGTATACAACTGTATTAATAgattcattaattattattaatttcactAGATTCTGAATGTAAgaaagtataaataaataattaacaaaGCATAATATCCTTTAAATTGGGGTCAATAGAAAAATATAACTTTGTCTCCACGTTATTAAGTTTTAGAGTTGAATCGATGTTTTGATGAagtaaaaatatagtaattaatttatgcatatcaTGTTTTGATTCTAGAGAATTATTGTTTGAATTCGATATCGAAAGTTGCTTGGTCTCCGTGTTAATTTTTAAAAGTTGCTTTTTATGAATTTAAAAGTCAGTATTTTTTGTAACTTTATTGACATTATAATTGAGTTAATGATTAGTAgtactatttattttaattttaattttaattttattttatttttattaaaaaaaatgaacccTTAAATCGAAAGTTTGGCTCTGCCACTGCGACTGTTCACCAAGATACTAGATTAAAACATTAAATCCTATATAAAAATGACCACCTCTCcatattttttcttataaaaaaggACAAACAAATTGAAGAAAATGATCTCATGAAATTTGGAATAACCTAATGACTAGGTCATGATCTTCAACTCCATTACTTGTCTTCCACTTATTCTCGACTTATTATTCAGCTCTATTCTCAACTTATCCAATAACTACTTATAATGATAATAAATGTTAATGACAAACtaacatagataaattataatttcatgCCAAATGAATAAGGTGTTGGTTTACGAAATTGGAGATTCTAGATTCCATCTCTAGTGGAGTCGTTACATGTATTcaaattttgagaaaaaaatatttagaagtcaaaggaaaaataaatgaacatatgaAATTAcgcaaatatattttttaaacttGAACATagagaaatatttttttctatttttttttaaagaaatacAAATACAATATAAAGTTGTATTGTAAACTTACCATATCGAAAATTTAAAAGTGGATTTGGTGCGCCGCTAACGCATGTTTTAGTTGTTAATTAGGTAAACTTAGACCACAATTGTCATGTCATTTGCTcattgttatttatttatgtaggCGTTCAACAAGCACTTAATTCCAACCATATATTATAGTTCATTAGTTCGtgccaaaataaaataaaaattgaaattaaatatagTATATTAATTTGGAGCAATTTTTATATGTATTGATATAGTCTATTTATTCTAACGGGAATGGTTCCAATGAAATCTCTCATATATGGTGCATATCTGAGATCTTATATTAATTCgtaagtgttgatttaatgtacgTATCTATGACAAGATATATCGAATATATGTCAAAATGCTTATTTTCTCGAGCCcatcaaaatataatttttttgaaacccccatcaaaatataattaatcttttgaaaaataacacaaatttatggaGTAATTATATGGGGTATTGGCATTAATTAAACTCACAAACTATTtagaatttgtaattttaatgtaatttttaaagtgtgacgaattaaatcatcatctttttaatttttgcaatttcgtccatTCAATTTTTTTCGATCGCTAGAGTACGTTGAATTGGAACTTGCGTGGATTTGTAAAGACAGTTTCATTTTTGTGAGGCCTTAAGGACGGCCTTTCGTACAATTGCAGTTAAAAACCTTTTCAAATTACAAAGGAATTGTATCCtatatttgcaccataattttcaatattcaataattttattgcaaacgaCATCGTAACATAAATATTACGTGGAGAACTAATCCACTTAAATTTCAACTAAATAATCCGacaatggaaaaaaaaatggaggacgtaattgtaaaatttgaaaagataatgatttaattcgccataTTTCAAAAATCACGTCAAAATtgtaaaattgaaataattcgtgattttatttgcaaaaatccCTATTTACGTTGATTGACCTTTAagaatataaaagaaaagaaaaactagTAATTGAAATGGTACCAGAAATAATCAATTGGTCAAAGAAGAAGCAAACTGGCTAGATGATCATTGCAAGTGTTAATTAGGTGCTTTTCAACTATTAAATCGTCAGAAATTAAGATGATTAGAGTTGAAATTAATTCAGTTTCTAACCTGCAGTCGCTTTTGACCACTTAAAAGCTTGATAATCAATTTCATCAACTTTTTTACATCAAACtgccaaaaaatatattaataatagattaataGTAATTGAAGACAACTAATATAAATCATATCTTAATGAGTGAAAATGTGCCTAATGCTATTTGACTTTGTAAATACGAAAATTCATGGGTGTTAATCAAATACAATACCAATTTCATAGGTTTACTATTGACTATTGAGAATTTTTAAGctgaaaaaattataatttgaatGGTCTGTATTGAAAAGCCTACAACTCGATAGGGAACTATGAAATAATTAGACAACGCTCAAATATAGCATAAACCGtgtaaacaaaaaataaataaattagaactTTTTCTTGTCggtgtcaaaaaaaaaaatgttaagttcatgtattttgtgagtagaaaataaaagtcatgttaaattttagaaaaaaatgcaaaaaaattgtatatttaCATGCTAATATCCCTAAAAATCCGAGATATGTTttgattcaaaaataaaaaatttaaatcaattagaaaaaaatatatgctTTTCCTTATCTCTATAAAAAGAATTACTATATCTAAGTCGATGTTGATTGGCCCGATGGATTAATaggaattttgaaaatttaagaTTAGAATTGAGAATTTCTAACCCGAAAAAATTATAACCCAAATGATCCGAAGCCGATTAGCCTGAATTCAAACGGATTGGCTCGATGGACATCCCTAAAGTTTGTCCCACTATAAATTAGTCATTTGTAATATAAGAGTTTTGAATGAATTGGACTTTACTTCATTTAAGGAGAATTGGGTCCAAAAAGATGGAACAAATGGACTCGAATTGGACCAAGGGCCCCAGAATCTTGTAAATGGGCTATTTAAGATTTTTATTAGTACGTTATTATTAATTAGTTCACACAACTTATATTCACATTTATTTTTGTAGGACTGATATTCTGATAATACTTATAATtgagtattttattttcattattaaagTTTCTTCAATATTATTTCcttcaataaaatatgaataaagcaAGTtagtcaaaattttaaaaattatcagATATATTGAGATATTCTAAAGTTCTAATCCATCTTAATTTACAAGAGATTGAGATATACTATCTTTATCTATCTAAACTTATTCTCAATAGTAAACACTTTTTAGACTATGTTTGgctattattaaattatatggataattaaatttataagctgaagatagatttatgagctagagagagaaatgtaGAGAGACGTGAATTTTAAGTACATGATGAtaataattatgaaaaaaaaatagatttaaaaacttactttttaggaaacttataagttgttagagttaattattttttttgttcatctattatttagaaatttattttatcaaatattttaaataattataaattaataacaattTATATGTTGTCTTTTAAGGtcaaccaaacaccctcttaatattaaaaaaatatagtttgggtcaaaaaaaatattaaaaaatataggtGGAATGATGAGTCTGAATCCAAACACAGCCAAATATTAATaagttataaatatatattccaGCGAATATAGCATATTTCTTACCTGCCTAAAAGTCATCCAATATTAAATCAAGTTTATCTCGTTAAAATAAAACAGCAAATTGCATTTATGACTGGTAGTCgttttcaaaaattgtaaaGATTCTATAGAATCTCCCAATTCAAATCTTTTTATTATAAGAAGGTATGATGTCTATTTTGGATCATAATATCACTTTATCTTTTCATTCACAATCACTTATTTCTATATTACAGAGTTTGATCAACACGTAATCGTGAGACAGGATAAATTAGTAATTGCTAAATATCAAAGCATGTCAAATATTCCAAATTGAACTGATGGGGAGCCTCACGATTCACACTCGATTCAACCACAATCACCCAtttataaataatgaataatttcTCCACTCAATATAGTATTTACCATATTATTTAAAACTTGTATTATTCACTCAAATGATACATTCTTAATATCTTATAATAAAgagaaagtatatatatatatataattaatgtcACATGCACGTCCCGGTGAGACACGTCATCTTTTAGAAATATTTTACagttaatacttatattaaattattttccatAATTAACGGAAAACGCTGGAATAATAACTTATATTTAACCTTAATTTTAATAGTCACAGATTTAATATTTCTACTTAAAGGAGGGGGAGAAAATGACTACTATATAATAACACAGTGATCAATTCAAACCCCCAAAACCCGCCATGACGACCGTGCTCGAAACCTGCCGTATTCCGCCGGCGCCAGGCGGCGCCGCCGAGCTATCACTCCCGCTCACCTACCTCGACGTCACCTGGATCCATTTCCAACCCATCCGCCGCCTCCTCTTCTACGACCACCCTTGCTCCAAACCCCAATTCTTATCCACCATTGTTCCCCACCTCAAAcaatctctctccctcactctcaAACACTACCTCCCCGTCGCCGGCAGCCTCCTCTACCCTTCCGACACCGCGGCGCAGAAGCCCGTGATCCGCTACGTCGCCGGCGACTCCGTCCCGCTCACGATCGCCGTCTCCACCAACGACCTCGATCACCTCACCGGAAACCACCCGCGCGACGCCGATCAGTTCTACGATTTCGTGCCCCCGATGCCGCCGGCGAGCGACGGCGACGGCTTTGCAGCCGTCCCCGTCTTCGCCCTCCAAGCGACGCTTTTCCCCGGCCGCGGCGTCTGCATCGGCTTCGCGAATCACCATGTACTCGGCGATGCCAGCTCGATCGTCGGATTCGTTAAAGCGTGGGCTTCGATCACGAAACTCGGCGGCGACGCCGAGTTTTTAGCGCCGGTTTTCGACAGGGGAGCGGTGAGTGATCCCCACGGATGGGACATGTTAAATTGGGAAGTGATGAGAGAGATTCCTTTTAGACCGCCG harbors:
- the LOC131009236 gene encoding phenolic glucoside malonyltransferase 1-like; translation: MAQTHENPMAAAVLHRCQIQPSPDTVAELTLPLLHFDITWLYFHPVQRLLFFDLPCSKRHFLEVIVPELKNSLLVTLNHFLPLAGNIVHPINCGRPFSRFVIGDSVSLTVAECDKDFKHLTGNHPRLSDEFYAFVPELPPAKISPEAVVLPVLALQATLFPDHGVCLGFTNHHAIGDASTIVRFIKAWASINRFGGDAKLIDEKSLPFYDRTSVADAGGLDAKYWEIVKRTRGVEPRRFSFPFNKVRATFLIRRDDVETLKAFVARRRPEMHITAFTMTCALVWACLVRAEAGSAPDYEAEYFCFAADCRGRLDPPLPATYFGNCLALVKAKSTHGLLKGKEGFLVAAESLGVAIQRTVYNEKGILDGAEAWPAEFRNLIGKRLFGVAGSPRFDLYDADYGWGRPRKFESASIDRDTSMSLCKSRDFDGGLEFTLSRPKRILDAFAAVFTEAIRTL
- the LOC131009981 gene encoding malonyl-coenzyme:anthocyanin 5-O-glucoside-6'''-O-malonyltransferase-like — encoded protein: MTTVLETCRIPPAPGGAAELSLPLTYLDVTWIHFQPIRRLLFYDHPCSKPQFLSTIVPHLKQSLSLTLKHYLPVAGSLLYPSDTAAQKPVIRYVAGDSVPLTIAVSTNDLDHLTGNHPRDADQFYDFVPPMPPASDGDGFAAVPVFALQATLFPGRGVCIGFANHHVLGDASSIVGFVKAWASITKLGGDAEFLAPVFDRGAVSDPHGWDMLNWEVMREIPFRPPVSANPVPTNRVRATFVLNRTDLERLKRSIKPGPVHVSSFAAATSYVWSCMAKSGDAVGEEAGNGGVDYFVFVVDVRARADPPVPASYFGNCLSFAAARVERRRLAGEEGFAAAAEEVGRVIGEKVNRKEEVLRGMQNWRESYEELKRIRSIGVSGSPRFDLCAADFGWGEARKMEALSIDGERYSMSLCKSRGGGGGGGLEVGLSLEKERMEAFAAIFAQGLRFG